In uncultured Methanobacterium sp., a genomic segment contains:
- the rpoA2 gene encoding DNA-directed RNA polymerase subunit A'', with translation MDIVKVEKLVKKKRAKFPEKLIQEIAEAAERHNLDDDELDELVKEIKRAYIRSEVESGEAVGTVAAQSVGEPGTQMTMRTFHYAGVAELNVTLGLPRLIEIVDARKKISTPTMAIYFDEDHASDEEFVRTIANRIGKITLNDILKDFNVNYASMNMSIEIDEEQVKDKRLDYDEVMGKIEKTFKSVEINNNLLSFEPKITDPKHAIRELRLLADKVRDLQISGIKNIGKVVIRKEGQEWVIHTEGSNLGAVLKMDGVDRVRTTTNDIHEVEKVLGVEAARNSIIHEAQTTMEEQGLTVDVRHIMLVADMMTADGIVKSIGRHGISGEKASVLARASFEETGKHLLRASIRGEVDHLTGIIENIIIGQPIPLGTGSVGVIMKDK, from the coding sequence GTGGATATAGTGAAAGTTGAAAAGCTGGTCAAAAAGAAAAGAGCCAAGTTCCCGGAAAAACTCATTCAGGAAATAGCAGAAGCTGCCGAAAGGCATAACCTGGATGATGATGAACTGGATGAACTGGTGAAAGAAATTAAAAGAGCCTACATACGGTCGGAAGTGGAGTCTGGTGAGGCAGTAGGTACAGTAGCTGCCCAATCAGTGGGAGAACCCGGTACCCAGATGACCATGCGTACATTTCACTATGCAGGGGTAGCAGAACTAAACGTTACCCTGGGTTTACCTCGACTCATTGAGATCGTGGATGCCCGTAAGAAGATATCCACACCAACCATGGCCATATACTTCGATGAAGACCATGCCAGTGATGAGGAGTTTGTGCGAACCATCGCCAATAGGATAGGTAAGATAACTCTTAATGACATCCTCAAAGACTTCAACGTTAACTACGCCAGTATGAACATGAGCATAGAGATCGATGAAGAGCAGGTGAAGGATAAACGTCTGGACTATGATGAGGTCATGGGCAAGATAGAAAAAACTTTTAAAAGTGTAGAAATAAATAACAACCTGCTGAGTTTTGAACCCAAAATCACTGATCCTAAACATGCAATCAGGGAACTCCGACTTTTAGCTGACAAGGTTCGCGATCTCCAGATAAGTGGAATTAAGAACATAGGAAAGGTCGTGATCCGAAAAGAGGGACAGGAATGGGTTATACACACCGAAGGTTCAAACCTGGGAGCAGTCCTGAAAATGGATGGTGTTGACCGCGTCAGAACCACCACCAACGATATTCATGAAGTGGAAAAGGTTTTAGGAGTGGAAGCCGCCCGTAACTCCATAATCCACGAGGCCCAGACCACCATGGAAGAACAGGGACTAACTGTGGACGTCAGGCACATCATGCTGGTAGCAGATATGATGACTGCCGATGGTATAGTTAAATCCATAGGCCGGCACGGTATCAGTGGTGAAAAAGCCAGTGTACTAGCCAGGGCATCCTTCGAGGAGACAGGTAAACATCTTCTCCGGGCCAGCATCAGGGGTGAGGTGGATCATCTCACCGGAATAATAGAGAATATTATAATTGGGCAGCCAATACCACTGGGAACAGGGTCAGTTGGCGTCATCATGAAAGATAAATAA
- a CDS encoding 50S ribosomal protein L30e, whose amino-acid sequence MDVERGIRVAVDTGNVTLGSGKTIQALKLGKGKLVIIAENCPKEVSEDVMQYSKLSEIPVYTFQGTSVDLGSVCGKPFTVAAMMVNDPGDSTILEIVG is encoded by the coding sequence ATGGACGTAGAAAGAGGAATTCGAGTTGCAGTTGATACAGGTAATGTCACACTGGGATCCGGTAAAACAATCCAGGCCCTGAAGCTTGGAAAAGGAAAACTGGTTATCATCGCAGAAAATTGCCCAAAAGAGGTAAGTGAAGATGTGATGCAGTATTCCAAATTATCCGAAATCCCGGTTTACACCTTCCAGGGTACCAGCGTGGATTTAGGATCCGTGTGTGGGAAACCATTCACAGTGGCCGCTATGATGGTCAATGATCCTGGAGATTCCACCATACTGGAAATAGTGGGGTAA
- a CDS encoding NusA-like transcription termination signal-binding factor: protein MTIKFSTHEIRYIALFESMTGATVKDCLVDDENGKITFLVKKGDMGLAIGKRGSTVAKVQKTVDKGVEVIEHSDDPTEFIANLVAPAKIRSIRILQKENGEKIATLEADSRNKRTAIGKGGQNIERARVLAKRQHNINNIVIK, encoded by the coding sequence GTGACCATTAAATTCAGTACCCATGAAATCCGATACATCGCCCTATTTGAGAGCATGACCGGGGCAACAGTGAAAGATTGCCTGGTGGATGATGAAAACGGTAAAATCACCTTCCTGGTTAAAAAGGGAGACATGGGTCTGGCCATAGGGAAACGAGGAAGCACCGTTGCCAAGGTGCAGAAAACCGTGGACAAGGGTGTGGAAGTAATTGAACACTCTGATGACCCCACAGAATTCATAGCTAACCTGGTGGCCCCCGCAAAGATAAGGAGTATACGCATACTCCAAAAAGAAAACGGGGAGAAAATAGCCACTTTAGAGGCCGATTCACGTAATAAACGCACCGCCATAGGAAAGGGCGGGCAGAATATTGAAAGGGCTCGGGTACTGGCCAAAAGGCAGCACAATATAAATAATATAGTTATAAAATAG
- a CDS encoding 30S ribosomal protein S12: MPGLFAAKKLKKNRQNFRWKDTEYKRKALGLDIKADPLGGAPQARGIVIEKVGIEAKQPNSAIRKCVRVQLIKNGKQLTAFAPGDGAIGFIDEHDEVVIEGIGGPSGRSMGDIPGVRWKVTKVNNVALEEMVKGKIEKPVR, from the coding sequence TTGCCAGGATTATTCGCAGCAAAAAAGCTTAAAAAGAATCGACAAAACTTCCGGTGGAAAGACACCGAATACAAGAGGAAAGCACTCGGGCTAGATATTAAAGCAGACCCATTGGGAGGCGCACCCCAGGCACGGGGAATTGTCATCGAAAAAGTGGGTATCGAAGCAAAACAGCCCAACTCCGCAATCCGGAAGTGTGTACGAGTACAACTCATAAAAAATGGTAAACAACTCACTGCATTCGCCCCAGGAGACGGAGCCATAGGATTCATCGATGAACACGACGAAGTGGTTATTGAAGGAATCGGTGGACCATCCGGAAGATCCATGGGAGACATTCCAGGTGTACGCTGGAAAGTCACCAAAGTGAACAACGTGGCCCTTGAAGAAATGGTTAAGGGCAAAATCGAAAAACCAGTGAGATAA
- a CDS encoding 30S ribosomal protein S7, with product MSFKVFDSWELEEVKVEDLGLVNYICLDEIMVPHTMGRHVKRQFAKSRVSIVERLMNKIMRTQRNSGKKNKAYNIVKEALIVINQRTKENPLQTLVKAVENAAPREETTRIKYGGIGYQVAVDIAPQRRVDLAIGFITKGALQSAFKRKKSAGECLAEELLLAAEADTRSFSVGKKEEKERVARSAH from the coding sequence ATGAGCTTCAAAGTTTTTGACAGTTGGGAACTGGAAGAAGTCAAAGTAGAAGACCTAGGACTGGTCAACTACATTTGTCTGGACGAAATAATGGTCCCCCATACAATGGGACGACACGTCAAAAGACAGTTCGCCAAATCAAGAGTATCAATAGTAGAAAGATTAATGAATAAGATAATGAGGACCCAGAGGAACTCAGGTAAGAAAAACAAGGCTTATAACATTGTGAAAGAAGCATTAATAGTTATAAACCAGCGAACCAAAGAAAACCCTCTACAGACCCTGGTCAAAGCCGTGGAAAACGCAGCACCCCGGGAAGAAACCACCCGTATCAAATACGGTGGAATCGGTTACCAGGTAGCAGTGGACATAGCACCACAGCGCAGGGTTGACTTGGCCATTGGTTTCATAACCAAGGGAGCACTCCAGTCAGCCTTCAAACGGAAAAAATCCGCAGGAGAATGTCTGGCAGAGGAACTGTTACTGGCAGCAGAAGCTGACACCAGAAGCTTCTCAGTCGGGAAAAAAGAGGAAAAAGAACGAGTGGCCAGATCAGCCCATTAA